The DNA window CGCCTTGACGCAACCCTCTCCCTGGAACAATAGGACCGACCCTCTCAGAGTTAACTAGTACAGAATAATTTGTCGATGTAACACATATCATAAGCCAGTGAATCCATTTCTCCGCAAAACCCAATTTACCAAGCACCTCTTTAAGAAAACCCCAGTCTACACGATCGTACGCCTTGCTAATATCTATCTTAAGAGCCAAGTGTGCTTTCCTCCCCTTCGTCCTTCTCTTAAGAGCATGAATAACCTCCTGGGCAATCATTGCATTATTTAAAATAGAGCGACCTTCCACAAAGGCCGATTGCTCCTCCGACACACATTTATCCAACAACGGTTTAAGCCGATTAGCTAACaccaatttaaaataattttttttcttctgaacgATCCTTACCATGCTAAAtctttttattagattttaattcttatgtttttattttttatttctctttattAAGTGgagttttttaaacttttatatTTCAATATCTTGAAAACTCATTTATTGAAATTTGTGTGATTTTCACTGCTATAATATCTTATCATATAAATTTGTGTAACTTTTAGCATTTATAATTATAtctaataagaataaaaaatttattccaAAACCAAATATGAATTGTCCTTGCGCAATAAAAATGACAATAAATAAGGAGACAAAACATGTCGTTGCGACCAATCCAATAATGTTTAAATAATTTACAGTAATGTCTGATAATTTTGTCGCGTAATTTTGTTTTCCTAATATAAATTGAACCACAAAAGACCAACTGAGAAATCATTATTAGAGACCTTGAAATTTTGCATGATGTATGACTCTCCAATAGCAAGTTCAGCCAAGTAGTATTTTGACACCAAATACGGTGGAACAATGGCTTGAATCATATCCATGTGTTGTTTGTTGGAGGAACTTGTCACGGTCCACATATATTTACAACGAACAACAATCTTCCACAAATCCTTTGAGTCGTTGATgtctttcacagcttcaatcgGTTGTGCCATTGATGTAACTATTTAGACTTGTTACAAAATCTTTATTAAAATGGACATAGAGAATCAAAATAGGGGAATGAAGAAGAATTGGAAAAGAATACGTAACCTTTTGGAAAGTAATGGAGAATGAAGAAGATTTGAGTAGTGAAAGAGTAAGGGTTTAGAATGGTTCTATATAAGATAGAGAATGAATATGGGAAGTTGTGATATCTTGGAATATCAAAATAGTCTATTCTAATTCCAATGATATACATTTAATCAGTGTAATGATATACATTTAATCTTACTCTGAATATTCATAATAGTGAGTATTTTTAAATCATGCATTCAATAATATACCATTTAATAATATACCAAATTAATTTGGCCATGTCTATTCCAATTCCTCGTTAACCGttgaaatatcaaataaataaataaaaaatagtgtaTAAAATTGTGATAGATTGACACGTCAGCAAAATTAATTGTCAAATGATCTATTATACCCTTGGAATAAGAAAAGTTATAACATTTAATCAAAAGGTTAGACTTGGAATTTCCAAATACTTTACTTTTAATAGAttcataatagataatagatAGATAATATATTCACTAATAGTTAATCAGAATAATTTGGTAAAGTCAATATCCTCTctcatttattattgttttttaatctgtgtgaaatgttCAATTGCAACAAATAATATGAGAGGGGTGAAGTATGATAtaagttaattgatttttttttataaaaaaaaccttttagaTAATGTTATATACATTTAAATAAGGGTTAATTGTACGATCCCCCCTACCATTAGGGCGAGATTTGATATTGCCCCCCTgaagttatttttttattaacgCACCCTTGTAAAACAAGTAAACCCTTTACACCACACCCTTTTACCAAGAATGCTGACTGTGTATTATTTTAAGCTGGCTGTGTATTATACTAACTGGTCCAGGTAGCAATTGAGTTTATAGAATAACATTGTGTAATATAATTCTACTTACATGTTTAGAAACCTTTCAGTTTCACCCCCGTAAGAAGTTAGGTTTCATTACTCTTGCCATGGGTGAAGACAAGACGAACGGAGAAGATGATGCGAAGGCTGGAAACGGCGAAGCAACGGTGGAATCTTCTCAGGTTAGTTCAAAATACCATATCTGCAACTTGGTTATAACATGCatgtttatttttgttgttttaaatgCTGTGAACAACCTGCAGAGAAACGAAAGGTTTAACGCCGTTATTTGTCACGGTGGGGAGTTCATTCGACGTAGTCATGGTGAAACGATTTACAGGGGTGGTTCATCAACTTTGATTTCTGGGGAACAACTAGATTCGTGGACCTTTCAGCACATTCAAAACCTAATTTCTGGGTGGGGTTACTTAGAAGGTTCTTACAAAGTGTGGACGAAAATCACTGACATTGATCCTAATTAGTTTCAAATTAGGAGTGATGATGATGCATATGATTTTGGTGCATATTGTTGTGCGATGCAAGTTGATGGGGTACTGTGTGGTGAACACGATTCATCAATAAGTGTAACTGGTAGCAATCAAAACATTGTGTCTGAGTTAGAGGATAATGAAGAAGAGATTGTTGAAGGGTTGAACGATAGCGAGGATGAAAGGACGACTACTATAGCTGATGGTTTTGATGGTATTGATGTCACTATACCACTTAGTGAGGGTCCAGTCATAGCAGGATTGTTAACATATCCAAATAAGAAGAAGTGTGATGATGAAGAGTATGCTAGTGAAGATTTATTGAGCTCTGATCCTGATAACTCTGAAGATGAAAAAGGGCCAAGGTTTGAGAAGTTTAAAAAAGAggaattaaataaggattttaaGTTTAAGTGGGGTATGGAGTTCAATTCCCTATATGACTTTAGGGAAGCTATTCGTGAGTGGACTGTTTTGAATGGGAGGGAAATAACTTTTGTTAAAAATGAGGGGTATAGAGTGAGGGTTGAATGTAAAGCCAAGTGTGGTTTTTTAATGCTTTGTTCAAAGGTGGGCCACAAACACACTTTTGCCATTAAGACTATAAAGGTTTTTTAATGCTTTGTTCAAAGGTGGGCCACAAACATGGATGAATCACTGTATTGCCTTTGATTGAGTCTCCATTTTCATCATCCCATAAGAACAATTCGCAACTATTGCCAGTCTACAAAATACGATTCGCACAATTACTAACACACATAATAAAAATCGTAGAACAAATCATTTCCAGTTTCCAGTTTAACCACCAACATACTTATCCCAGCATTGCGACATTTCCAGAACTTTCGATTCCAGTTTTGAACTGTGATGGAGACCCACATCTTCATGGGTCTATCACAGCTGCATCTGGGCAACACTTGATGGGAGACTGAATCAACACTGCTTCCTCGAGAGCTGCTTCCCACCATGATCAATTGGGTGTACGATTAAGAACGATTGGGAATGAAAGGTGCAGAAACACAGTGATGAAGAAGACTATTGGTGGCTATAAAGATTGAACGGCGCGGCGCAGAGGAGAAATTgatttggaagaaaaaaaaacctAGCATCGGTGATGAAGAAGAAGGATAACCTCAATTGCTACCTGGACAGCTTAAAATAATACACAGTCAGAATTCTTTGTAAAAAGGTGTGGTGAAAAGGGTTTACTTGTTTTACAAGGGTGcgttaataaaaaaataacttcAGGGGGGTAATATCAAATCTCGCCCTAATGATAGGGGGGATCGTACAATTAACCCTTTAAATAATAACATATTTATAACATATTTAAATGTATAATAATAGCAATTATTTATaatgtttattgttttatttgttaatttaaaatccaaataaatttttgagttctttaatATAATAGAAGATCtgatatgtaatttttttaaaaaaaataatgagaaGAGTGTTTAGatgaattaattttattatcaattaaaataaaatagattctaataatttaatagtTTTACATCCGAAAAcatctaaaatatattaattttcaaaaaatatttttattatattaaaaatatttaattttaaattttgtttcggGCTTTAAAATGTGTTATCTTCTAAATTTTAAACGTATAGTCAGTCCATTGACACTTCTAATAATGTATGAACTCCTCAACAAATATTATCAGATCTAACGCTCTACGAACTTCCAACCAATTTCATCAGAGTCATCAACTGGATAAGATTTTTGAAATACTTCCCAATCCTTGAGAACGAAAATCAAACTTTTATACTTTTGTAGGAATGAAAAATATATGCTATCCTAATATTTGTCAATCTTATTTATGGTCATAGTTTCGAACCCTCTAAAGACAAAGTGATCTTAGTTATCATAAATTCATCAATGCTATTGTCTGTCTTCATTGCAAACATTTAATAATGACACAACTCTATAAAAAATAACAAAGGCATCTTATCCATCAAGTTGAGACCCACATCAATTTTCAATCAATAATAATTGACTCCCACTCGAACATAGTCTACTCTATTCCTAATGGTGGGACCTTAATACCATTTTGTTCATTGTTTAATGACCTAATTTAGGTCATGATACAATGCaacatcataaaataaaatataaaaattaaacgaCGGTGGCTCTATTAGATATGATTTCTTGTTGCCAGTTGTTGAAAAATCTAAAAAGTGATCTAAATATAGGTAGGAGAATTAATGAATTTGATTATCAAAACCGTGACAATGAAATAAAGCAAACTTTTAGTCTCTAAATCACATTGTTTGTATCTTTTACATATccactttttttctctctcttcccaACCAAATTTTCTTGTCTCTTCAAGACACTTCTTAAGGTAAGGTcctcaaattacattataaatacaATAGTGTACAATTTTTAGGTGGAATTGAGCATGGAAAATGATCAAGTTACAAGCAAGGAAATGAAAGTTGAGATTCCATCAAAGAGTGAAAGTTCTAATGTGGGACAAGGTGGACTTATGAGACAACCTAGTATGACCAAAACTAATTGTCTATGTTCACCAACAACACATCCTGGTTCATTTCGATGTAGGCTTCATCGTAGTCCTAGTCTTCAAAGGACCAAAAGTATGGAACCAGGATCATCAGTTTCTGATCAGGGATCTACATTAGGTCATGATTCTATTGTTGGTGTTGACAAGAATCGGGTGGATTAATCTTCTATTGAATTTTATGTTCAATTGTATTAAGATGCTATGGTTATGTTTGTTCTGTATAATTGTATATTTGTTCCGAAATCCATATGTCGATCTCTCTTCATTTTGAATAAGAGTCCTTTCATTGATTCTAAATCTGAACTATGAAAATGGgaagtttatgttttttttgtttgtatctatttatttatttattttataataatttcttGGATAAGAAAAGGTGAATTTCTTGGGttatatgtgattatgtgaaTCTTGTACTAACAAATAAGGAATTGAACTATTGAAGTGAACACAGAAGTTATATTTCAATGTTTTGTATGCGGGTTAGTACTCGACAAACAATGGGTTTGACTGGGTCAAAGTAGTATGTCGAAGTAGTTGTAGAATTAGTTGTATTCGACTCTGTCAAAAATAACATATAGATGAGTGTGTTAAAAtgtattttgtatattttgaATTTGGGTTGTATGTTTTGGGCTTAGGTCTTGACTGACTATAAATAAGCATGTTATGTTGTAAGTCATAACAGTTAATACCGTTGAATAACACTCTCAtcacttttcaattttttctcttttctctctttctcttcttcttctctcatGTTTCCCAAAAACCTTTTTGTTCCAACAAATTGGTACCACAGAGCCCTTGTTGTGATTCAGAGAGAATTTGAAATGGCAAacggtgaaggatagaaaaacacttagaaatggggggtttgaataagtgtagctttaaaacttgtaagataaaaactatttgcacaatgatttttatcctggttcgttgttaactaaactactccagtccacccccttggagtgatttacctcacctgaggatttaatccactaatcacacgagattacaatggttttccacttagccaactactaagttttctagagtatcctgatcacaacttgatcactctaggaacaatctgcttagataccttctaagactttctagagtatactgatcaacaacctgatcactctagttcttacaacttaatgtaaacaaattcttttaagagttacaatgcttctaataaagctattatcacaactgtgatttctcttaagtttaagcttaaatctcactaagatattacaacagcaatgtagtgagtttgatgatgaagttttagagcttttgaatttgacagcgtttctgtataatgcgcaagtgttgtattcagcttctcatcagaacttcaatatatataggcgtttgagaagatgaccgttgggagcatttaatgctttgcgtaatccgtacagcattgcatttaatgtttcactcttttgtcaactacctcgagccttgttttcgctgtgtctactgacgttgcctttaatagcttctaatgtaccttttgtcagtcagcgtagcctgccagtctagtacttgcttctgatctgatgtttgtgtaaacaacgtttgaatgtcatcagagtcaaacagcttggtgcagagcatcttcttgtcttctgaccttgaagtgcttctgagcgtgataccatgagaacttcaattcttctgcttctgatctcaagttcttctgatgcttccatagacccatgttctgattctgcttgaccatcttctgatgtcttgccagaccatgttctgattttgcatgctgaaccttttgagtcagtacttcttgcgctgattttgtacatactctttatataattcctgaaatggaaattgcatagtattagagtaccacattatctcataaaaaattcatatgcttgttatcatcaaaactaagaatattgatcagaacaaatcttgttctaacaatctccccctttttgatgatgacaaaaacatacataaatgatatgaatttgcaatcagaatatcagacggctaaagacaattacacagctatagcataagcatataaacatagtgtgtgaatatgtctccctctgagattaacaatcccccctgagataaataatctccccctgaaataaatactggaagaatttataattaaaggacttccctgagtattttccatttcagttgagacgatcacatatgcttagatcttcagatcattcacagcttctgattcttgcttccataggacagcttcagaacttgaatttcttcgatcttcagaacattcagcttctgattcttgcttccattggacagcttcagagcttgaatttcttcttgaatcattgcatgctagattgtatcagaacattgttgaatgtaccagagcatcatcagagcatctctacatcctgaaatgttacagaacaaactaaacgacaaaagtcagcatgaatgaatcagaacataaaatatgtatcagaacatataattatgtatcagagcaaaaacaagtaatgttacagagcatattttataactaaaaacatgcatcagaacatataaggaataagaatgtgttagatcatattctatcattagaatatcagaacattcttccttcttgcttctgatcttgaagctttacagcactcagcttgcttcaatttccatgagcttgatcccatacagaattgcttttccccatgtctttgcttcttatgttgagctttaaagaggatcttcaattcctgcaaaacactcaaagacatagaacttgcaagttctgttagaaatgtggagcctttctcccagcaactgataaaataaatcagaccATTTATcacatctttctccccctttttgtcataacatcaaaaacataaaagattcagatgaaaaacaagacaaacaatatgagagaagaaaagataaatttcattgattgCCAAAGAGAGGAAttatcagaagtacaagagggatgCTAAGAAAACAGATGtagcaaacaaagaaaacaactaagactcaaagactaagatgaccctagcttggacatgatcttggccagcatgtcatgaatcccattgttgctctcagtctgcctctccatgaaggtgCGGAATTCAGCATTGATCGTGCGCTGCtcatccatgcgagaagatagctcagcctggttcttctaaataacttccagagtccttgcaagacaagaaggttcatcagaagaagcttcacaacttctgtccaaagggatagcattctgaaccgcagcttctatagtcagatcatcaccttgattttcctcaacaggaatactttcagcaggatgatcttcagcatctgcttcttccatagaagcatctccatattctgcagcaggcacctcagaatctccattctcaagagcctgaagaatggcagccaacttggggcagaaggaccttcaacttctggtaggtcaacaacttctggaatgaccaagctggggtctttctcagaaggattttccctcagaaagtcaaagagcgacttgaagtctccaagcagaactggatactgaggtctccagaccacaatctccctgcaagggttagcttccattgatgcagcaattcttgcttcctcaAGTTCATCAGTGAACAGCTTCTcttcaaagatatatctccctccgagacgactgaaccagaagtcttcataactcctcagaattccacaagggcgtggagcagtttctacacaaatttcttgaagttcttcaaaacaagcatctgcttttcttcggaagattctccagaactttcgcatagcaacatcattcaggccagaactttcaacaattctgagagtatcaaagactcttctgagattcctctttaccatctCAAAatttacaccaatagggtactcACGGCGGGATTTTATTATGGTTATTGGGGAATCAGGGTTAGGAAcggaatagggttgaggctctctatccaaccgataagcagattctgcttcattctcagagtctaacactaccatttcagcttcaggacgaggcttaggagtgtagttgcagtcacggagcaattgctcatgtgatgcagaatctggaagacCAGAACCAGagagattgttttgagaggtggaagggatGGGTTCAAAGTGTGCATGAAGAGGTGGTttagaagtggatatatttgtgtgaggtggaaagagagtttgtaggggtggtatatcaagaacagggtttccaagggcctggtcagaagcaaggttggttgtgggtggagatgaaggaatgggAGCATTTTTGATGGGTGAGGGAGGAGGAGTAAGGGTTTTGGTTATAGGAgaggaaggaggtgtgagaacatggacttttatgggtgattctgatggggctttttctggttgatttactggttcaggggtttgagcaacagctattggtgcaacttctgaacgaaaaGTAGGAAcaaaatcaggttcagagagatgaatacctttggataccttctgaacagcttcaaacacagcctcaagcttcttctgcttcttactcttctgctcttccacaatcttagcCTTCCCAAGagatatttctcttcttctggccgATTCCAGTGTCTCCTTCTCactagcaacaaccttctgacctccaactgcttgagttgttggtTCTTGAGATATTTTAACTTGCTGATTCACAACCTCTTGaacatcctcatcatcatcagaggcatttaatattaattttctttttcttgtcttcttcttctcaacagctataccaatttcaacatttttattcaacttcttctttttcttcttctcagcagtctccTTTACATTCTTCTTAGTTGCAACTGAAACAACTTGAACTTCTTCAGTAACAGCTTCTTCTGGAACAGTTTTCTCAACGgtagtagcagcagctacaccctgaactaccttcacctgattatcaaaaggatgatcaaattttctcttagtccttctttccttcttcacAGCAGCTTCAGGAGCAGCTTCTGAAATATCTTCCGAGGCAACAGCcctagaagtagaagttttcttgcgaccttctttagcaggagcacctttttcttgatcttttactcCTTCATCTTCCTTGAGTGACTTCAGATATCTAGTTTTGACTCCTGGcacctcacttctgaagaagggttcaaagtcagcaagaataggatctcttctgcttcttgctccaggaagaggttgaggggttttgatGATAGCATCAATgacactcatctttctcaaggtgagagcgttcaagcaacttccagtattGACAGCCAGATCTTTGATGGTACCTTCAGCTTCCAATTTCTCAactatcttggaatgaaccagaaggtttgtaatgattcttccaaaaggaatgatagtaCACTTCTTTACTCCGAAGGCATTCCTGGAATCCCTCACATcattccacatgtgattgaagattatgtagataacgtcaaccttcttctgagtagcaatgcaatacagaatgtatttctgctcattgttgatgaagtctgcagcatgtgttcctttcctgtgatagaaacaccccagaagaatcttggtccagattttataaagatccctcatgtccttgacacgctTTGTCTCCTTTACATCTGTGTAAAGGGTAGACAACActtcatcccaatcagccctttgatcaatttcataagcaccctcagggtttcttagatcgaacattattctcagaatgttctcagtaacgaccacaaacttcccatggacgaaagacagaatggatttaggggcaacaactgcatgcacccaaaattccttaacaagatctgggtagactggtccacagaactcagcaaataacgaggtccatccttgaaaaagaatatcttctttaagacgaaagtTATGTTCTTCgagactatcaaagtctaccatgagttcacagataacttccaactcctttttgggaatagaaCAGGCAATAACCGGAATAATTTgctgatcttcttcttgcagATGGAGAGGGACTGATGAGCTAGCATTGTGAGATGATGAAGcggccattgaaacagtactgagatttgaaaaacaatttctgggtttgcgcttagggtttgagaaaagaccgaaaaggttgcaaaaatgcatgcaagaagaaagagagaatgggagcgaaaaagataaacgttatgatttgaattgtatttatagagaacggatttgaaaatgaatgcaataaagttatgagaatgaacagttacagaatcaaatgaaatcaattgcattaaatgatgagtgacattagatgagagatcgtggtaaatgaaatgatttaacacagttacctagggcggcatcccatcagattaactcacgcttttaccaaccgtacatacacgtgttcaccatcagaatactcttgatgacagctgtgttgcactgaatagaacttttcatcttctgattctgatcactgcttctgatttttattctttagaaatgatctagttctgataagatcatctttctttccaaggatcacatcttctgagtgagctgaagtgagtcttgaagatcttctgactgttggctcttcagaaattctgagattctctaaagatgcagcaacttgatcttctgattctttgcttctgagactttcagcttccggaactttgcttcttggttctacagcttctggtatgtcaatatctatatctgcaaaattctcaaactgctttggcttttcaagaccaagcttatcatcaaatctgatattgattgattcttctacgaccaatgtttcagtattgtatactctgtagcctttagagcgttcagaatatccaagaaggaaacatttttgtgccttagaatcaaacttaccaagatgatctttagtattcagaataaaacacacacatccaaaaggatgaaaatatgaaatgttgggctttctgttctcccacaattcataaggagtcttatttagaataggtcttatagagattctattctgaatataacatgcagtgtttattgcttctgcccagaagtgcttagccatattggtctcattgatcatggttctggccatttcttgtagagtcctattcttttgctctacaactccattttgctgtggagttctagggcaagagaaatcatgggcaataccattttctttgaagaactcctcaaagaatctgttctcaaattcgccaccatgatcacttcagacctttatgattttgcactccttctcagattggatatgagtgcagaattcaaagaacactgaatgagactcatccttgtgtttcaagaactttacccatgtccagcggctataatcatctacgatgactaatccatatttcttccctctgacagatgctgttttgactggtccaaacagatcaatgtgcagaagttctaacggccttgaggaagagacaacattcttagatttgaatgcaggtttggagaactttcccttctgacatgcttcacaaagagcatctgatttgtatttcagatttgggagtcctctgaccagatttagtttgttaatctgagaaatctttctcaaactagcatgtcctaatcttctgtgccagacccattgatcttcagaaacagacataagacaagtcaccttctgcttctcaagatcagaaagatcaatcttataaatgttgttctttctcttgcctgtaaataggattgagccatccttctgacttacagccttgcaagacttttgattgaagattatgtcataaccattgtcacttaattcacttatggacaataagttatacgctaatccttctacaagaagtacattagttatggaaggagagttaccaatacttatggttccagagccaataattttgcccttctgatctcttccaaacttgacttctccaccagacttaagcaccaggtcttggaacatagaccttcttcccgtcatgtgtcgcgagcacccagagtccaggtaccatgacattttgtgctttgtcttctttgctgctaaagatatctgcaacagaagttatcttctccttaggtacccacaatttcttgggtcctttcttgttagttttcctcaagttctgattgaacttgggtttagcattataag is part of the Vicia villosa cultivar HV-30 ecotype Madison, WI linkage group LG2, Vvil1.0, whole genome shotgun sequence genome and encodes:
- the LOC131645940 gene encoding uncharacterized protein LOC131645940, which gives rise to MENDQVTSKEMKVEIPSKSESSNVGQGGLMRQPSMTKTNCLCSPTTHPGSFRCRLHRSPSLQRTKSMEPGSSVSDQGSTLGHDSIVGVDKNRVD